The following is a genomic window from Bacillus sp. FJAT-52991.
GAATGGATTGCCACCCGTCACTAGGAAAAACGTACCTAACATAGATAGCAATACGGCGACTATTTCCTTAATCGATAGTTTAGCCTTTGAACGAAAGGTCATATAGAGAACAACCAATACCGGTGCCAAATATTGAAGCACTGTCGCTGTTGCTGCATTTCCATTTTCAATAGCCGCAAAGAACGTATATTGCATACCAATCATTCCGATGACGCTCAATAAAAGAAGGGGCACTCTACTAAATCGATCTTTCCAAATAGCAAAAACTAAATCACGTTCTTTCATCGCAGCAAAACTTAGTAAGATCAGGCCTGCAAGCAAGAGCCTCACCGTCACTAGCCACTCTACACTGACTCCTTGCTGTTGAAAAAGAAATTGAGCGACTACCCCTGATCCTCCCCAAAAAATCGCGCTTGAAAGCACCATCATTATGCCTTTTACACGTGAACTAAAAGCCATTTTCCTCCCTCCCCCAATTAAAAAAGAGGCCTCCCCAAAAATGGTTGGCTTTCTGGGTTAGCCTCTCTACTTATTTTTAAGCTCTAGACAGTTTCAATTTTTTCTTTAACCGATCAAGCCTCGAACCGAATAACACATCTGTTAGTCCTGTTCGAATACTTAAAAGGAAGTAAATCACGGCTCCAATAACTGCACATATGGCAATTAAAATCGTTGCCTGCACTTTGCTTGTTAGGTCAAATAATGGTGAAATCAGTGAATACACGCTAAAGACCGCCCCAGCCATGATCAAATTAAACAGCAATATTTGAGCAATCTGCTTTGAAATCGAGCGTAGTGAATAGTTTGCATAGTGTTTAATCACTAGCAAATTAATGATAATCGACGCACTATACCCAATCGCAGTAGCATAAATGGCCCCCTCCGTTTGAAACATTTTAATGAGGGGTATATTTAAAGCGAATTTTAATAATATCCCGAACAGCAAGCTAAACACCGTGAAACGTTGCTCATTAATTCCTTGCAAAATCGCTGCCGTCACTGTGAACAGCGCGAACAAAATGGCTACAGGCGCATACGCACGTAAAATCTCTGTTCCGACATCACTGAGCTCATAGAATACTGCATAAAAAGGTTCTGCAAGCAGCATAATGCCAACGATTGCTGGAACCGTTAAAAACAACAGCACTTGAAAAGTTTGATTGAGTTGTTTTTTCACATGATTTAAATCTCCTGAAACAAATGAAGTCGTAATATGCGGAATAAGCGACATGGAAAACGCCGTGGCAAGGGACACTGGAATAATCACAATTTTTTGCGTACTAAAGTTTAATATTCCAAATAAAACATCCGATTCTTTTGCTTGACCAATCTCAGCCATCGCTCGGTTAAAGGTGACTGTATCAATCAGTTGATACAGAGGAATGGCAATCCCAACAAACACAAATGGGATCGCATAGATAATAATTTCCCGATAAATTTCAACGAGCGATACTTGGACCTCTCCTTTGTCCTGTTCAAGCAATTCATCCATATGCTTCTTCCTCTTTACCCAATACCAGAACAATACTAATAGACCAAATGCAGCACCAACAAACGCGGCAAAGGTCGCTACTCCAACGGCTGTCACAACGTCTCCATGAAGCACATTTAATACAACATAAGATCCTGCAAGCAAGAAGATGATTCGTGCAATTTGCTCAACCACCGTTGATACAGCAGATGGTCCCATCGATTGATGCCCTTGGAAAAAACCGCGCATCAAACTCATAAAGGGAACGATGATTAACGCAAAACTCACAGCACGTATCACGTACGTGACATCTTCTAATGAATATAATTGATCTTGGTTTAACACCACTAGCTCTGCAAAAAATGGCGCAAATAAATACATGACCGCAAAAGCAATGACCCCAGTGATCGACATGATCAAAAGGCCTGACTTAAATAATCTGCGCCCAACGGCATACTCCCCTAACGAATTGTACTTTGCAATAAACTTTGAGACTGCTAGCGGAACACCAGCCGTCGCAATACTGATAAAGATCGTATAAGGGACATATCCATACTGATAAAGCGCGACAGATTCTTCCCCAATAATGGAATAAAACGGGATGACATAAAATAATCCAAGAAATTTGGAAATAAACGTCCCGAGCGTTAAAATAAATGTTCCTCTAATTAGCTTTGAAGACATACAAATCCCTTTCTTCGTTCATCAAATAAAATATAAACACTAAAAAATAGTTTACCTCTTTCACGACTATCTGACAATTTTTTAATGAAAAATGATATCATTCATATAAGTCGACAATATTTTCACTTTGCTCTTTTTGATTGCTGTTATTTTACATTTTATGAAAATTGAACTATATTCGTTTTTGTTGAGAATTTGCAAAGAAAAATATGCTACGCTTTTTATATTTTTAGGTAAGGAGGTGGAGTTGCATACAGCCCTTAAGTTGTATGTAATAGTAAATATGGATAAAAATGGAGAAATATTATGGTTAAATGATCCTTTGTCTCGCCAAGTCATCTCGTCCCTTCCATTGGCTGATGAGGCTGTTACGATGGTGGACTTCTCTCAATTACATGATCAAGAGATAATAAAACAAGCCCTGGTCATCTGCTATGCTCATCAAACTGAATCGGTGGATGCGCCATTCGATCAGTTATTTATAGATTTAGCTAAAGTCAACAATACAGACATTGTTGCCTTTGTTTCTTCTGTTGAAGAGGAAATGGACGCACTAACAAACGGAGCCACAGCGACCATCATGATCAATGAACCATTATTAATGAACAAGAAATTAAACAAGATTATCGAAATGAGACGAGCTTTCCAATCACGAATTTTTGATTATGCGACCCCTGCTTATTCTCGCTCTATGCTACCTTTTATTATTCAGCAATGTTTATCCGATGAACGACAAAAGAATCATCTATTTTCTGTCGCTTTATGCCAAATAGATCATCTAACAGAGGAATCACAACAAACATTTGTCCAGTTTTTTCAACGACAGTTGCGCAAGAAGGATTTGATTATTCGCTGGAACCACCAGCAATTTATTCTCATTTTATTTAATATGAAACAAGAGATGCTCTCGAACGTATTTGATCGAATTTTGGCACCTTACGAAAAAGATTTTTCCGCCAGAATTATTGGCTCAGAAATGGTTTCACCGGCCGATTCACTCGAGTCATTCGTGGAAAAATTACAACTAGAATTATCAAGCATAGAGGTCAGTGACGAACCAACTGTTACATTTCATCCATTTGCCCACATATTAAATGAAGATGAAAAAGAAAAGTACCGCATAGCCATTATTCAAAATGATGCCTTTACGAAGAGTTTACTAGTTAAATATGTTGAACGTTTAGAAAGCAGACGATATACATTCGAGATTTACTCTTTCAATAATGGGCAAGAATTCTTCAATTCACCTCAGAGTCGCAGCTATGATCCTTATGTATTAATTATTGATACAAAAGCAGCTCAATTGGGTGCAGTTGAATTCGTTAAAAAACTTAGAGCATCGTATCCGAAACATCAATATTCTGTTTTCTCCTTGATGAA
Proteins encoded in this region:
- a CDS encoding DMT family transporter, which codes for MAFSSRVKGIMMVLSSAIFWGGSGVVAQFLFQQQGVSVEWLVTVRLLLAGLILLSFAAMKERDLVFAIWKDRFSRVPLLLLSVIGMIGMQYTFFAAIENGNAATATVLQYLAPVLVVLYMTFRSKAKLSIKEIVAVLLSMLGTFFLVTGGNPFALSISGPAVFWGLSSAVALAFYTVYPIELLKRWGVIIVIGWGMTLGGLGFSFVHPPWKYEGIMNIPTLAGVLFVIVFGTLIAFYLYSESLRYLKPSETSLLACVEPLSAVFLSVLVLNVDFGIGEWIGTICIITTVLMLSRAKK
- a CDS encoding polysaccharide biosynthesis protein; this translates as MSSKLIRGTFILTLGTFISKFLGLFYVIPFYSIIGEESVALYQYGYVPYTIFISIATAGVPLAVSKFIAKYNSLGEYAVGRRLFKSGLLIMSITGVIAFAVMYLFAPFFAELVVLNQDQLYSLEDVTYVIRAVSFALIIVPFMSLMRGFFQGHQSMGPSAVSTVVEQIARIIFLLAGSYVVLNVLHGDVVTAVGVATFAAFVGAAFGLLVLFWYWVKRKKHMDELLEQDKGEVQVSLVEIYREIIIYAIPFVFVGIAIPLYQLIDTVTFNRAMAEIGQAKESDVLFGILNFSTQKIVIIPVSLATAFSMSLIPHITTSFVSGDLNHVKKQLNQTFQVLLFLTVPAIVGIMLLAEPFYAVFYELSDVGTEILRAYAPVAILFALFTVTAAILQGINEQRFTVFSLLFGILLKFALNIPLIKMFQTEGAIYATAIGYSASIIINLLVIKHYANYSLRSISKQIAQILLFNLIMAGAVFSVYSLISPLFDLTSKVQATILIAICAVIGAVIYFLLSIRTGLTDVLFGSRLDRLKKKLKLSRA